The Streptomyces cathayae DNA segment CCCGAACCGCCGTCGGATGCGCCAGAGGAGAACGGCGTGAACAGCTTCACCTTCACCCCCGCAACCAAGGAGCAGGCCAAGGCCCGCATCGCGCTCACCGGACCCACCGGGTCGGGCAAGACCTACAGCGCGCTCGTCATCGGCACCGGGATCGGCGACCGGATCGCCCTGATCGACACCGAGCACGGCAGCGCTTCCAAGTACGCCGACGAGTTCGCTTTCGACACCCTCCCGCTCGCGACGTTCGAACCCCCCGCGCTCGTCGAGGCGCTCGCGGTGGCCGCCCACGAGGGCTACGACGTCGTGATCGTCGACTCGCTCACGCACTTCTGGTCCGGCTCGGGCGGGATGCTGGAGCAGGTCGACAACGCCGCGAAGCGCGTCGCGGGAGGCAACACCTTCGCGGGCTGGCGGGAGGCCCGCCCCCTGGAGCGGGCGATGATCGACGCCCTGCTCGCCTACCCCGGTCATCTCATCGCCACCATGCGCACCAAGACCGAGTACGTGGTGGAGGCGGACGAGCGCGGGCGCAAGGTGCCGCGCAAGGTCGGGCTCAAGCCCGAGCAGCGGGAGGGCATCGAGTACGAGTTCGACATCGTCGGCGACCTCGACCACGAGAACACCCTGGTGATCTCCAAGTCCCGGGCGAAGCCACTCGCCGGGCTCGTCGTCCGCAAGCCGGATGCGGCGTTCGCCGAGGCCGTCCTGGACTGGCTCAACGCCGGCAAGCCCACCCCGAGCGCGTCCGACTACCTCATGACCGCCACCGCCCCGCACACCACCTACGAGGAGCTCCGCGGCCTCTACGAGGAGGTGCGCCGGCACAACCTGCTCGCCGCCGCCGTCCTGGACCCCGACGGGGGCTCGACCACGCTGGGCGAGCTCATCGTGCGCCGCGGCACCGAGGCGAAGAAAGAGGCGGGAAAGCAGACCGAGCAGACAGGGCGGACCGAGCGGACCGAGCGGACCGAGCGGACCGAGCGGAAGGGTGAGGCAGCGTGAACCTCCGGGACCGCGCCACCCGGGTCGTCGTGCTCAGGGTGCTGCGCGACGCGGTGGAGGCCGAGTACCGGGCCGAGCGCCGCGCGGTCCTCGACGGGCTGCGCGCGGCTCGCGCCGAGCTCGCCCTCAAGTCGATGCGGGTGACCCTGCCGGACGACATCCCGATCGCCACCCTCACGCTCATCGACCCCCAGCCGACGGTCGTGGTCGCCGACGAGGACGCCTTCACCGCCTGGGTGGCCGTGAACCACCCCGGCGAGGTGGAGACCCTGGTCCGGGTGCGCCCCGCCTGGAGGCGGGAGTTCTTCGGCCGGCTCGCCTGCTTCGACCCGGTCGCCGACCCGCACACCGGCGAGGTGATCCCGGGACTGGCGGTGGAGCCGGCCTCCGAACCGCGTTCGTTCAGCCTGCGGCCCGTGCCCGGCGGAGTGGAACGGGTCGCCCGTGCCTGGCACACCGGCGAGATCGACCTGCGCTGGCTGCTCGCCCTCGGCGGTGGCGAGACGTGATGACCACCGCCACGGCGCGCTCCGACAGGGACCTGCCCGCCACTCTGTGGTTCCTGATCTCACAAGCCGGTCACCTCGGCTGCGGCCGCTGGAGTCTCGAGAGCGACGGGCGGCTGCGCTGCGCCTGCGGGACCGTCCTGTACCTGTACCGGCAGGCGGCGGACGGGGCGGGAGACGGGGCACCGGCACCCACCGGGACGCGACCCCGCGGAAGGGAGGAACAGATGACGCCGACCGAGACCGCGGAACTCGCCGCCCTGGTCGCGGCGATGTGCCCGTCGATGCATCTGGAGGAGACCGCGACGGACGCCTGGCACCTCCTGCTCGCCGACCTGGACATCGCCGACACGCGGGAAGCCGTGATCCGGCTGGGCCGCAGACAGTCCCCCATCGACGCCGCCGACATCCGTGCCGAGGTGCACGCGATCCGGGAGGAGCGGCTCGCCCGCGACCCACTGCCGCTCCCGGACGCCGACCCGGACGACCCGCACCGCTACCGCGCGGAACTCCTCGCGATCGTGACCGCGATCGCCTCGGGACAGCGTGTCAAGCGGGCACCCGCCGTCCCGGCCCAGTCGTCGCCCGCCCCCGTCGGACGCTCGAGGCGCGACCTCCGTGCCCACGCCCTTCGCGTGCCCTGCCCCTGGTGCCGGGCCGCCGCCGGCCGCCCCTGTACCGTCCCCCGGCTCGGCATCCCGATGAAGAACGCTCCGGCCCATGCGTCGAGGCTCATCGCGGCGGGGCCTGACGAACGAGAAGAGCGAGAAGAGCGAGGAGAACCAGAGGAACCAGAGGAACCAGAGGGACAAGGAGAGCGAGGCGAGAAGGGGCCGGGCAGTGCGCCCGGGGAGCCCCCGGAACGGCAGCGTTGTCGTCGGACAGTCAACTCCCCCCGTCCGTTCGTGCGTTAGGAGTACCTCTCATGGTCGGCGAGACCGTCGTCACCGTCGTCGGCAACCTGACCGACGACCCCGAAATCCGCACCACCCCGTCCGGCGACGCGGTCACACACTTCACCGTCGCCTCCACGCCCCGCACCTTCGACCGGCAGAGCAACGAGTGGAGGGACGCCGACACGCTGTTCCTGCGCTGCTCGGCCTGGCGGCAGACGGCGGAACACGTCGCGCAGTCCCTGGCACGCGGCACCCGCGTCATCGTCCAGGGGCGGCTGCACCAGCGGACGTACGAGACCAGGGAAGGCGAGAAGCGGACCGTCATCGAACTGGAGGCCCTGGAGATCGGCCCCTCCCTGCGCTACGCCGCCGCGACGGTCAGCAGGACTCCGCGCGTGGGCGTGCCCGACGGCACCCTCTTCGACACCGTCCCGCCCGCACCGAACGACGCGCCGGGCGCTCCCGACGGGGACGAAAGCGCCTCCCGCGAGCACCACAGCCCCACGTTCCCTTTCTGACCCGGGTGAAGCCCCGCCGGGTGATCGTCATGAAGGACCTTCCGCCAAACGGCCAGGCACGGCTCGAGAACTGGACCCCGGCCGCCGCCATCGGCCTGACCTGCACCGACTGCCATCCCGAATACCGGGAGACCGCCCCGAGGTGGGGGCGGGTCGTCGG contains these protein-coding regions:
- a CDS encoding ATP-binding protein, whose translation is MNSFTFTPATKEQAKARIALTGPTGSGKTYSALVIGTGIGDRIALIDTEHGSASKYADEFAFDTLPLATFEPPALVEALAVAAHEGYDVVIVDSLTHFWSGSGGMLEQVDNAAKRVAGGNTFAGWREARPLERAMIDALLAYPGHLIATMRTKTEYVVEADERGRKVPRKVGLKPEQREGIEYEFDIVGDLDHENTLVISKSRAKPLAGLVVRKPDAAFAEAVLDWLNAGKPTPSASDYLMTATAPHTTYEELRGLYEEVRRHNLLAAAVLDPDGGSTTLGELIVRRGTEAKKEAGKQTEQTGRTERTERTERTERKGEAA
- a CDS encoding zinc finger domain-containing protein, which gives rise to MTTATARSDRDLPATLWFLISQAGHLGCGRWSLESDGRLRCACGTVLYLYRQAADGAGDGAPAPTGTRPRGREEQMTPTETAELAALVAAMCPSMHLEETATDAWHLLLADLDIADTREAVIRLGRRQSPIDAADIRAEVHAIREERLARDPLPLPDADPDDPHRYRAELLAIVTAIASGQRVKRAPAVPAQSSPAPVGRSRRDLRAHALRVPCPWCRAAAGRPCTVPRLGIPMKNAPAHASRLIAAGPDEREEREERGEPEEPEEPEGQGERGEKGPGSAPGEPPERQRCRRTVNSPRPFVR
- a CDS encoding single-stranded DNA-binding protein; amino-acid sequence: MVGETVVTVVGNLTDDPEIRTTPSGDAVTHFTVASTPRTFDRQSNEWRDADTLFLRCSAWRQTAEHVAQSLARGTRVIVQGRLHQRTYETREGEKRTVIELEALEIGPSLRYAAATVSRTPRVGVPDGTLFDTVPPAPNDAPGAPDGDESASREHHSPTFPF